A genomic segment from Meleagris gallopavo isolate NT-WF06-2002-E0010 breed Aviagen turkey brand Nicholas breeding stock chromosome 25, Turkey_5.1, whole genome shotgun sequence encodes:
- the YARS1 gene encoding tyrosine--tRNA ligase, cytoplasmic, whose protein sequence is MPSPPPAAPRLIPTRVGSAAFRRVRSTEPCLAVPTVKRGRRPSLPSSGRQLLQGPPRHAGVGALRGCLSPAALGFLSQEVLGEDKLMGILKEREVKIYWGTATTGKPHVAYFVPMSKIADFLKAGCEVTILFADLHAYLDNMKAPWELLELRTRYYENVIKAMLESIGVPLEKLKFVRGTDYQLSKEYTLDVYRLSSVVTQHDAKKAGAEVVKQVEHPLLSGLLYPGLQALDEEYLKVDAQFGGVDQRKIFTFAEKYLPSLGYAKRIHLMNPMVPGLTGSKMSSSEEDSKIDLLDRKEDVKKKLKKAFCEPGNVENNGVLSFIKHVLFPLKSEFVILREEKWGGNKTYTAYEALEKDFAEQVVHPGDLKNSVEVALNKLLDPIREKFNSPELKKLTSAAYPNPSKAKPAEKGTKNSEPETVVPSRLDIRVGKVISVEKHPDADSLYVEKIDVGEPEPRTVVSGLVQFVPKEQLQDRLVVLLCNLKPQKMRGVESQGMVLCASSVGEPRQVEPLDPPAGCCAGERVYVEGYEDGEPDDELKPKKKVFEKLQADFRISEDCIAQWKERNFLTKLGSISCKSLKGGSIS, encoded by the exons ATGCCCTCCCCACCGCCGGCAGCCCCTCGCTTGATCCCCACCCGCGTGGGCTCGGCTGCTTTCCGGCGTGTGCGGAGCACCGAGCCGTGCCTCGCGGTCCCCACGGTGAAACGGGGCCGGCGACCTTCGCTGCCCTCCTCGGGgcggcagctgctgcagggaccCCCGCGGCACGCGGGGGTCGGGGCACTCCGGGGTTGT CTCAGCCCGGCCGCTCTCGGGTTTCTCTCGCAGGAGGTGCTGGGTGAGGATAAGCTGATGGGCATCctgaaggagcgggaggtgaaGATCTACTGGGGCACCGCCACCACGGGCAAGCCGCACGTTGCCTACTTCGTGCCCATGTCCAAGATCGCAGACTTCCTGAAGGCTGGCTGTGAG GTGACAATCCTCTTTGCTGACCTCCACGCTTATCTAGACAACATGAAGGCcccctgggagctgctggagttgcGCACTCGCTATTATGAGAATGTGATCAAAGCCATGCTGGAGAGCATTGGAGTGCCCCTGGAAAAGCTGAAGTTCGTCCGAGGCACGGACTACCAGCTCAGCAA GGAGTACACGTTGGATGTGTACCGTCTGTCATCTGTGGTGACGCAGCACGATGCGAAGAAGGCAGGAGCGGAGGTGGTGAAGCAGGTGGAGCACCCTCTGCTGAGCGGCTTGCTCTACCCAGGCCTGCAG GCCCTGGATGAGGAATACCTCAAGGTCGATGCGCAGTTTGGTGGAGTTGATCAAAGGAAGATATTCACCTTTGCAGAGAAG TACCTTCCTTCCCTGGGCTATGCCAAGCGCATCCATTTGATGAATCCAATGGTTCCCGGTCTGACAGGCAGCAAAATGAGCTCATCAGAAGAG GACTCAAAAATTGACCTTCTGGACCGCAAAGAAGACGTGaagaagaagctgaagaaggCTTTTTGTGAGCCAGGGAATGTGGAGAACAATGGTGTCCTGTCCTTCATTAAGCACGTCCTCTTTCCCCTCAAGTCAG AGTTTGTGATTCTGCGAGAAGAAAAATGgggaggaaacaaaacatacaCAGCCTATGAAGCTCTGGAGAAGGACTTTGCTGAGCAG GTTGTGCATCCTGGAGACCTGAAGAACTCTGTGGAAGTGGCCCTGAATAAACTGCTTGACCCCATCAGAGAGAAATTCAACAGCCCGGAGCTGAAGAAGTTGACCAGCGCAGCATATCCCAACCCATCCAAAGCAA AGCCTGCAGAGAAAGGCACCAAGAACTCAGAGCCAGAGACTGTTGTCCCATCTCGGCTGGACATTCGTGTTGGCAAAGTGATCAGTGTGGAAAAG CACCCAGATGCTGACAGCCTGTATGTGGAGAAGATCGATGTGGGTGAACCTGAGCCCCGCACTGTGGTCAGCGGCCTGGTGCAGTTTGTCCCtaaggagcagctgcaggacaggctCGTGGTGCTGCTTTGTAACCTCAAGCCCCAGAAGATGAGAGGCGTGGAGTCCCAGGGCATGGTGCTGTGTGCCTCCAG TGTGGGAGAGCCACGGCAGGTGGAGCCCCTGGACCCacctgctgggtgctgtgctggggagcgTGTCTACGTGGAGGGTTACGAGGACGGGGAACCCGATGATGAGCTCAAGCCAAAGAAGAAGGTGTTTGAGAAGCTACAG gcTGATTTCCGCATCTCTGAGGACTGCATCGCTCAATGGAAGGAGAGAAACTTTCTGACCAAGCTGGGGAGCATCTCGTGTAAAAGCCTGAAGGGGGGGAGCATCAGCTAA
- the KIAA1522 gene encoding uncharacterized protein KIAA1522 homolog — translation MMQSYRRKGLFVFLSIFAPSSILRPPQHAALLPSSEGAGRRAAPCPSSVLAAGGKRCISHSADSLTPSDRSGSAGGTRPVPCSELVGRLHPAWLQGRGLLTCRGLVGDPSAFAGAAKTENDRRLSVQYKPGDECPDNVFFPSTRPPHLEELHNQAREGLKSLQHQEKQKQTKSAWDQGDTNSLQSCALSEDDSVSLRSRAASCITDSASEDALSIRSEMIQRKGSTFRPHDSFSKSSEKAGRKRKERRTTVLGIPQHVQKELGLRNSREIRERPTDGHVGSRAPQPLLNGGQVSGDAIRIPTIDGNLPPLDVPRGARVRLGALEETDTALQKHIDRVYYDDTLLGRKTSAKLSPMVRPKSLAVPGMTTSASPPDLLSPVMSISPQGTYMSKIIPNAILPPMVDVVALTRSSVRTLSRCSLVSSSPASVRSLTRFSERSTRSREPSSSSDNWSHSQSTETIVSNSSTISSQGGSDRRQAEAGLCSEADTARRSDTDQISVYSSASFASACSKPAVAAVRTAHGLLAVGPRSVGGSSGRTSPAFSTSSQAEGSDTGSLASERSSARSVSLRKMKKPPAPPRRTFSLYQKAEGEHKVLGLPPKPNRRPQQASDVPWSPHPEPFSPTVEDEVFSSLSLSETSSVRSESLAGTNSPKTSRGSPGERGITVVLREPSAQPKWSCPDGSDRTMSPSSGYSSQSGTPTLPTKGLGPPAASPGRVQPQKPDRVCSLQSPALSVSSSLTSISSSASDPVPSETPHCVQSRSDRFVIPPHPKVPAPFSPPPTKPQIPTCPPPALSPLHWTRWCPAPQGRSPPPNPAPNHHRHHHRPPTTRLLHRPRRQR, via the exons ATGATGCAGTCCTATAGAAGGAAAggtctttttgtctttctgtccATATTTGCCCCTTCGAGCATCCTGCGGCCCCCACAGCAcgcagctttgttgccctccagTGAAGGTGCTGGGCGGAGGGCAGCGCCgtgccccagctctgtgctggctgcGGGGGGAAAACGCTGCATCTCTCACAGCGCAGACAGCCTGACTCCATCTGATCGATCGGGCAGCGCTGGAGGGACGAGGCCGGTCCCGTGCTCTGAGCTCGTGGGCAGACTGCATCCCGCCTGGCTGCAGGGCCGGGGGCTGCTCACGTGCAGGGGGCTGGTGGGTGACCCCTCTGCTTTTGCAGGTGCCGCCAAGACCGAGAACGACAGGCGGCTGAGCGTGCAGTACAAACCAGGTGATGAGTGCCCCGACAACGTCTTCTTCCCCAGCACGCGGCCACCACACCTGGAGGAGCTGCACAACCAGGCCCGCGAGGGGCTCAAATCCCTGCAGCACCAAG agaagcagaagcagacCAAAAGTGCCTGGGACCAAGGGGACACCAACAGCCTCCAG TCCTGTGCGTTGTCGGAGGATGACAGTGTGTCCTTACGGAGCCGGGCAGCCTCCTGCATCACCGACAGCGCCTCTGAGGACGCCCTCTCCATCCGCTCTGAGATGATCCAGCGGAAAG GTTCCACATTCCGACCACACGATTCCTTCTCCAAATCTTCAGAGAAGGCTggcaggaagaggaaagagaggagGACAACAGTGCTGGGCATCCCCCAGCACGTCCAGAAGGAGCTGG GTCTCAGGAACAGCCGGGAGATCAGGGAACGTCCCACAGATGGGCACGTGGGCAGCCGGGCACCGCAGCCCCTGCTGAACGGCGGCCAGGTCTCCGGTGACGCCATCCGTATTCCCACCATCGATGGGAACCTGCCACCACTGGACGTTCCCAGGGGTGCCCGTGTGCGCCTGGGAGCCTTGGAGGAAACAGACACGGCCCTGCAGAAGCACATTGACCGGGTTTACTATGATGACACGTTGCTGGGAAGGAAAACGTCAGCCAAGCTGTCGCCCATGGTGAGGCCGAAGTCGTTGGCCGTGCCAGGCATGACCACCAGCGCCAGCCCCCCGGATCTGCTGAGCCCCGTCATGTCCATCTCACCTCAGGGCACCTACATGTCCAAGATCATCCCCAACGCCATCCTGCCACCTATGGTGGACGTGGTGGCCCTGACGAGGAGCAGCGTGCGGACATTGAGCCGCTGCAGCCTGGTGTCGTCCAGCCCGGCCTCGGTGCGCTCTCTCACCCGTTTCTCAGAGCGCAGCACCCGCAGCCGTGAGCCCTCTTCCTCCAGCGACAACTGGAGCCACTCGCAGTCCACCGAGACCATTGTCTCCAATAGCTCCACCATCTCCTCGCAGGGCGGCTCCGACCGCCGGCAGGCTgaggctgggctgtgcagcGAAGCCGACACCGCGCGACGCTCTGACACCGATCAGATCAGTGTGTACAGCTCTGCCAGCTTTGCCAGCGCCTGCTCCAAGCCTGCCGTGGCTGCAGTGCGCACAGCACACGGGCTGCTGGCCGTGGGGCCTCGCAGTGTGGGCGGCAGCAGCGGCCGCACATCCCCCGCCTTCAGCACcagcagccaggctgagggCTCGGACACGGGCAGCCTGGCGAGCGAGCGCTCCTCGGCACGCAGCGTCTCCCTCAGGAAGATGAAGAAGCCCCCGGCACCCCCTCGCAGGACATTCTCGCTGTACCAAAAGGCGGAGGGGGAGCACAaggtgctggggctgcccccCAAGCCCAACCGGCGGCCACAGCAGGCGAGCGATGTGCCCTGGTCCCCGCACCCTGAGCCCTTCAGCCCGACGGTTGAGGATGAAGTCTTCTCCTCGCTGTCGCTGAGTGAGACCAGCAGCGTCCGCTCTGAGAGCTTGGCTGGGACCAACTCCCCCAAGACCTCACGGGGCAGCCCTGGTGAGCGGGGAATAACGGTGGTGCTGAGGGAACCCTCAGCTCAGCCCAAGTGGAGCTGCCCGGATGGCTCTGACCGCACCATGTCACCCTCCAGTGGATATTCCAGCCAGAGCGGGACGCCCACACTGCCTACCAAGGGGCTGGGACCCCCGGCCGCATCCCCAGGCAGGGTCCAGCCCCAGAAGCCGGACCGGGTCTGCTCCTTACAGTCCCCCGCGCTGTCCGTCTCCTCCTCCCTCACCTCTatctcctcctctgcctcagACCCAGTGCCCTCTGAGACACCGCACTGCGTGCAAAGCCGTTCGGATAGGTTTGTCATCCCGCCGCATCCCAAGGTGCCCGCTCCCTTTTCCCCTCCGCCCACCAAGCCCCAGATACCTACCTGCCCCCCGCCGGCCCTCTCACCCCTTCACTGGACCCGTTGGTGCCCAGCGCCGCAGGGCAGGAGCCCTCCACCAAACCCAGCACCAAATCACCACCGCCATCACCACCGCCCGCCTACCACCCGCCTCCTCCACCGGCCAAGAAGGCAGAGGTGA
- the LOC104914319 gene encoding uncharacterized protein LOC104914319 encodes MNFSGQRSAAPAAAQQGPGKTAAHRKPGKVPPPVAKKPSLGLGPSPSPLSPKAPEALGSPAPDEKVKAVAVEEESRTGSEPVGMAEGRSAAVAEPPAQDRQGETA; translated from the exons ATGAATTTCTCCGGGCAGCGCTCGGCAGCCCCggctgctgcccagcagggcCCAGGCAAGACAGCAGCGCACCGAAAGCCTGGCAAAGTGCCCCCTCCTGTCGCCAAGAAGCCTTCGCTCGGCCTGGGGCCATCTCCATCACCCCTGAGCCCAAAGGCACCAGAGGCGCTGGGCTCCCCTGCGCCGGATGAGAAAGTCAAGGCAGTGGCAgtggaggaggagagcagaacCGGCAGTGAGCCTGTGGGAATGGCTGAGGGCAGAAGCGCCGCGGTTGCAGAGCCGCCGGCACAAG ACAGACAGGGAGAGACAGCCTGA